TTTCTACAATGCGTCGAACGATGAGTATGTCAACCGCTTCTTCGTCGAGAATGCTGAAGGAGGCACGACTGTCTATGAGCTCGGAGGTCCGCTAAACGCCAATGTCAGGAAAATTGCCCGAGGCAACCTGTATAACGGCGATTTCGAGATTCTGGACATCCAGGGACGGCCCCACGAGTGGTTGAGCGCAACGTCGACCTCCATAGATTCTCAGGTCTTCTACACGGGAGACAGGTCGTACAAGCTGTCCAGCTTGACCGGGGACGGCGAAGTCAATCGTTGCATGTATCCATCCCATGGGCAATCGCTGTATCGCGGGAGCATAGGTACCTTCGAAGCCTTTACCGTCAAGGCAATGGTGAAATTCGAAGATGTAGTAGGGTCGGAATCGTTCCCGGCCGGATTCAGCACCGGTGTGTCCATCACGGTCTCGGCCTATGACGAGACCATTCAGAATTGGATCGACATCAGCTCTCCTGGTCACGTAGGCGATTCCGATGACTGGATTGAAATAACCACCCCACCAATAAAGACTCATTCTCAATTCGATCATGGGTTCTTCATCGTTGGCCTTTATCTCTATGGAACAGGGACGGCCTGGTTCGACCAAGTTAGGTTTGAAACCACGGTGATGGAGGCGAAATGGGAAGGCAGCTTGATGACGCAGCACGTCGATGGACACAACGTCACAACGACGTACAGATATGGTAGCCCCGCCGACACCTTCGATCCGGACAACCCGAGCGGCAATCCGAACAACCTGATGTCAGTTACGGACCATACCGGCGGAACGGTCACATTCAAATACGATAATCAAAATCGGCTAATTGAGCGTCAGTCCGCCGGCCACCAGGGCACTTCCAAGAAAATGTCGTTCGCGTACGACGCGATCCAGAAGGACCTGATGGAGACGGTGGATGAACTTAACAACACCGCAACCTACACCTACGACTCCTATGGCCAGGCGTTGACCTTCAAAGACCCAAATGCGAACGCAGCTGACGGCTCCAACCCCACAGGAATGACCTACGAATACGTGTATAACGGGTACGGCTTGGTCACAGATGCCTATAGCCCGGTAAATGCCAGTAGCTCGGAACTGCTTATGCAGAAGTTCTATGACGACAATCGCGGTCTGGTGACGTCCACCATTGATGCTTTGGGCCAAAAAACATGCTTTGACTATGATTATCTGGGTCGCCTCAAGAGGACAACCTATCTGTGCGCGACGGCCAGTGCTTATAAGGTGACAAATACATACGACGAGAACGGCAACCTTACACACATGGCCGACTTCCGCAACGGCCAAGTTGCGACCACTACGTATGAATACGACGCTGGCGGCCAAGTGACCAAGGTGACAGAGCCCTATGGTCTGTACACCCAATACACGTATGATGCTTTGGGCAACGTGGTAACACTTCGCAACCCGGATGGCCAGACGATACGCTATTACAACTCTCCGCACGGCGTTACATTCTATATATACGACCCGTACGCGAATGGCATCACCACGCAGCTTTACGACAGCGGAGGCAGGCTCCGCCAGGTCGAGTATCCAGGTTGCGGTTACTACACCTGCCAGGACGCCAATGAGGTTGTATATGCATTCACTGATGCCTCCGGCGTGGAACAAGGCGTCATGACGAAGGTTGAGAATCGGCGGAGCGGCTCGGTCCTCAAGGGGTACGCTTACTCTTGGGACGACAATTGGAACGTTTCGCAGATCGTTGAGACCCCAACGGTTGCCACCACGACATTCTCGTACTCGGATATCGGTGCCTTGATTGGTGCCACGCGCACTGGCAGCAGTCCGTACTCGCAGACTTTCACCTACGACCCGAACGGCAACCGGAAGACGATGGTCAAAGGCGGCGTGACCTACACGTACACATACAACGCCGCCAACCAGATGCTTTCCGAGGTGGGGACAACTACAAAGACGTTCCTCTACGACAACAACGGCAATATGAGGAAGGAGGGGACCAACAACTACTTCAGCTACAATGGCGCGAGCAGGATGGTGACGTCTACCATAGCGGGGTCAACGTGGGACCATGCTTACGACGGATTCAATCAGAGGATCACCATCTCCGACACTACGACCACCAGCCAGTACTTCTCGCTATTCGGATTGGCGCTAGAGCGGCGAGCCGGTGCTAATTATGCCAAGTACGTCTTCGCCCCTGACGGCCGCCCCGTATCAATAACTGGGCCGGATGGGACATTCAACTACTTCTTCGATGGCTCCGGCAACGTTATCGGCATGATAAAGAACGACGGCACGGCGGACTACTACGCTTACCAGCCTTTCGGAGAAGAGTTGGGAACTCAGGGCACTCGGTACAACCCACTGAGGTATTCAGCAGCGTACCAGGAGAAGGTGAACGGCAAAACACTCTACAACATGGGAATGCGGTGGTACAGCCCAGACTACGGTCGATTCTCGCAGCCAGACCCTATCTCCCATGTGAATAGCTACGGGTACGCGGGGAACAATCCAATATTGTTCAATGACCCGGACGGGCAGGTGTTTGTAATCGCGATCCCAGCAGCCTATGGCGTCATACTTGTTGGCACTGTGGCCTTAGCTACCCTCAATGAATATAATCGTGTAGGATGCTTTGACGGCGCCATAGAAGCGCTTGGAAACATCTCATTCGCCAAAGCAAACAAAGCCGTCAACGAAGTGCCAGTGTTACCAGCGGGTCAAAAATGGGACTCTGGCTGGGTCTACAGCAACATGTTTAAGGAGTTCAATAAGAAATGTAGGCAGAACGACAAGAAGGGTAAAGAGAAGCGGTATTACGCGCTTGATAAGTCTCATTCCGGAGAATGGCAAATCGAGGTCTATGACAAGAATTTCAAGGCCATTGGGTCAATCAGTGCCCTTGGTAAGTTTTTTGCGGATGGCGCCTGGGATGACAGATGCAAGCAGAAAGGCTTTGGGTAGCTTTGCGCCTGGGAGGATTAGTGCCTCGACTTGTCTCAAGGTCGAAATGGCCAACCGTGTTCGTCTTGAATTGTGCCTCACGAATTGCAAAACAGCCAGAATTCGCTTGAAAGCCAATTTGTTGTTGATTGGAGGACTCCTTGGAAAATGACTTCCAGTTAACATTACTGCCTTCAGCTGAACCAGTAATGAGGTCGAGGACGTTTCTTTTGACTGGTCCTTTCATTTTCGGGGAATACGTTCAGCCAGTCGTAAAAGATGTGCTCTGGGCCATACTCGAACATAATGTCGAAAAGTGGGTGTTTATTACATCCGACGCAAGTGATGAAACTGACTTCTCCATTGCGGAAGGCCTTCTGGAGGAGTCTGCTATTGAGTTTTATAGGTTTTTTAGACGACGTGGCATTGGCTACAGAAAGGCGTTTTGGCCTCAGAGGGTTGAGTTTTTTGCGAGAATCAAAAGCGTGGCCGATTTCGAGCCAATATTAACAATTTGGGGAGGAAGAACGGCCCTTCCTGAGCCTACCATCATTTATTACGGGTTGCACCATCCGGTAAAGCGCAGATGGTTCGGTAAGCCAGATAGAATTCGTGAGCACCTTGATGATGAACATATTGTACTCATTGAGGATCAGCCAGAAGCGAATAGGAATAAATACTTGATCCATGTTGATAAGACGGTAGACCTGGAAGGGCTTTCGGCAACAATAAGGTCTGTTTGCGCACGACGCGGGGTCAATGTGGTTATTGCCCAGGGGGATGGCATCATCAAGTAGGATTCACGATCGATCGAGTTCATCTTGCGAATGCGAGTCGTATTGGTCGACCTATATCCTCTAATCGCTAGAGGCCGCACTCTCAAGGAGGGTTACAGCTGCTTTGCAATCCCGGAATGTCTCAAACGCCTCCAGCTTGGCGGCGTCTACAAGCGCGCAAACGCCGCGTACGACGTCCCTTCCCTACCCGAACAGCTCCAGGTACGGCTCCGCCCACTCGAACGCCTTCGCGGCGAGGTAGAGCACCGCGGTCGTCTTGATTACCTTGCCCACGCCCAGGGACACGAGGAACCGCCACACCGGGTAACGCGTTGCGCCGGCTATGATGCCGGCAACGTCGATGGGGATGATCGGGATTACCCCGGCGCTGAAGAGGAAGCCGCCGCCGAACCGCTCCATCCAGATCTCCATCACGCGGTACACGCGGCTCTTCTCCAAAGA
This DNA window, taken from SAR202 cluster bacterium, encodes the following:
- a CDS encoding RHS repeat-associated core domain-containing protein is translated as MSATSTSIDSQVFYTGDRSYKLSSLTGDGEVNRCMYPSHGQSLYRGSIGTFEAFTVKAMVKFEDVVGSESFPAGFSTGVSITVSAYDETIQNWIDISSPGHVGDSDDWIEITTPPIKTHSQFDHGFFIVGLYLYGTGTAWFDQVRFETTVMEAKWEGSLMTQHVDGHNVTTTYRYGSPADTFDPDNPSGNPNNLMSVTDHTGGTVTFKYDNQNRLIERQSAGHQGTSKKMSFAYDAIQKDLMETVDELNNTATYTYDSYGQALTFKDPNANAADGSNPTGMTYEYVYNGYGLVTDAYSPVNASSSELLMQKFYDDNRGLVTSTIDALGQKTCFDYDYLGRLKRTTYLCATASAYKVTNTYDENGNLTHMADFRNGQVATTTYEYDAGGQVTKVTEPYGLYTQYTYDALGNVVTLRNPDGQTIRYYNSPHGVTFYIYDPYANGITTQLYDSGGRLRQVEYPGCGYYTCQDANEVVYAFTDASGVEQGVMTKVENRRSGSVLKGYAYSWDDNWNVSQIVETPTVATTTFSYSDIGALIGATRTGSSPYSQTFTYDPNGNRKTMVKGGVTYTYTYNAANQMLSEVGTTTKTFLYDNNGNMRKEGTNNYFSYNGASRMVTSTIAGSTWDHAYDGFNQRITISDTTTTSQYFSLFGLALERRAGANYAKYVFAPDGRPVSITGPDGTFNYFFDGSGNVIGMIKNDGTADYYAYQPFGEELGTQGTRYNPLRYSAAYQEKVNGKTLYNMGMRWYSPDYGRFSQPDPISHVNSYGYAGNNPILFNDPDGQVFVIAIPAAYGVILVGTVALATLNEYNRVGCFDGAIEALGNISFAKANKAVNEVPVLPAGQKWDSGWVYSNMFKEFNKKCRQNDKKGKEKRYYALDKSHSGEWQIEVYDKNFKAIGSISALGKFFADGAWDDRCKQKGFG